One genomic region from Diabrotica undecimpunctata isolate CICGRU chromosome 9, icDiaUnde3, whole genome shotgun sequence encodes:
- the LOC140451134 gene encoding LOW QUALITY PROTEIN: uncharacterized protein (The sequence of the model RefSeq protein was modified relative to this genomic sequence to represent the inferred CDS: inserted 1 base in 1 codon; substituted 1 base at 1 genomic stop codon), producing MPKSKTGLKYSRKYNEEAVSIALDDINNGLSKIAASKKYGIPRSTLQFRXSQNLTKTALEPIPILSVEEEQKLVDWILESHRKGFPRRKEDLQISVKTFLDDKPRPNPFKDNLPGDGWYKAFLKRHPILCERVPEAVTTASSRVSEMDIRKWFRGTEVYLRDQKYFKILNSPGRVFNSDEMCFLLCHKNKSVLAPKGARNVHEVDNAPAKSNLTVIFTFSAEGRVTPPFIIYPYKRLPANIAASVPDEWGVGTNPNGWMKTELFFEYIGNVFHPYLVKQNTKFPVIFFVDSHSSHISYQLSDLCSQLQSILICLYGNSTRILQPADVSVFVPLKSYSKKDVMEXRRKHSVEAITQDKVAGIIKTVIDVYLKPEIIKNDFVGTGLCPWNPDAIDYTKCIGKNLISPSPSQDLKINDLPYKKFNEIVGPTLLENFKNIKEITNDGTEEFWILYKLWKQFDKVKDNENTQQVTDPEPYEETQNQLENIGVKTTQNKLEYVKSNIEQVLNEHSHLNEFDSGHIIIDIADDIDINNISELFNTGEDPLVFADLGTEDLKINSSPQHGHNKDDNLPSTSSEINIRTESNNMAKNSMKDYLVYPESPLRKGKIDTERIPFVLTSEKWKKISLEKREKKKKENLEKDKEERKRQGSSSDFQPRVDKLLASSRTNEAEQVNLEREVYSSDFDPFDSDDSVLDRTFDPSLYDNTFSDEQEQAAGIQSETDKSSESDNEDKMTHVSENISSIMTSNRTKRILQLATQQINDEEDSYPVIEGVDEDELGNSSKFTILSNVLPENEDILENEANNAEVENSERAKNNELDEHIGYVVDETLADELEDTPLNLKKNKQQKVQKKNKSKKEKIYNWTEEPFGYPVDIDEDNFQVPDEILSPIDYFKMFFDDALLEMITYQSNLYSEQRSGTSINMNKNKLTDFLAIELSMGIVKMPAYTDYWSVQFRYDKIADIMPLKKYQEIRRYLHFVDNNSISDDRYYKIRPVMDHVRRNFETHENSRRKTNVHQRNDDSLQRKKSWF from the exons ATGCCAAAATCAAAAACTGGATTAAAGTATTCAAGGAAGTATAATGAAGAAGCAGTCTCGATAGCTTTAGATGACATAAATAATGGTTTGTCCAAAATAGCTGCTTCAAAAAAATATGGAATTCCACGTTCAACTTTGCAGTTTC AAAGTCAAAACTTAACGAAAACAGCTTTAGAACCAATCCCTATTCTTTCAGTGGAGGAAGAGCAGAAATTGGTAGATTGGATACTGGAAAGTCATCGAAAAGGTTTTCCCCGAAGAAAAGAAGACTTGCAAATAAGTGTGAAGACTTTTTTGGATGATAAACCACGACCAAATCCATTCAAAGATAATCTTCCAGGAGACGGGTGGTATAAGGCATTCTTGAAGAGACATCCAATATTATGCGAACGAGTACCTGAAGCAGTTACTACCGCGAGTTCTCGAGTTAGCGAAATGGACATTCGAAAATGGTTTCGTGGAACTGAAGTATACCTGAGAGATCAAAAATACTTCAAAATTCTCAATTCGCCTGGTCGAGTTTTTAATTCCGATGAAATGTGCTTTCTATTATGCCATAAGAACAAATCCGTATTAGCACCGAAAGGTGCAAGGAATGTGCAtgaagtagataatgctccagcTAAATCCAATTTAACTGTTATATTTACCTTTTCAGCTGAGGGACGGGTGACCCCTCCTTTTATTATCTATCCATACAAAAGGCTGCCTGCCAATATTGCTGCTTCAGTGCCTGACGAGTGGGGTGTTGGTACAAATCCAAATGGATGGATGAAAACTGAGCTATTTTTTGAATATATAGGAAACGTTTTTCATCCTTACCTAGtgaaacaaaatacaaaatttccCGTTATTTTCTTTGTGGACAGTCACAGTTCCCACATTTCGTATCAATTGAGTGATTTGTGTTCTCAGTTACAAAGTATTTTAATTTGTCTTTATGGAAATTCAACCCGAATTCTACAACCGGCTGACGTTTCAGTATTTGTGCCACTTAAATCATATTCGAAAAAAGATGTTATGGAATGAAGGAGAAAACATAGCGTCGAAGCAATCACACAAGACAAAGTGGCAGGTATTATAAAAACAGTGATTGATGTTTATTTGAAACCAGAGATAATAAAAAATGACTTTGTAGGAACAGGTTTATGTCCATGGAATCCAGATGCAATAGATTATACCAAATGCATTGGAAAAAACTTGATTTCTCCTTCTCCTTCtcaagatttaaaaataaacgaCCTACCTTATAAAAAATTTAACGAAATTGTAGGACCAACACttcttgaaaattttaaaaacataaaagaaattACAAACGATGGGACCGAAGAATTTTGGATTCTGTATAAACTATGGAAACAATTCGACAAAGTTAAAGATAATGAAAATACTCAGCAAGTCACAGATCCAGAACCCTATGAAGAGACTCAAAATCAATTAGAGAACATAGGAGTCAAAACCACTCAGAATAAATTAGAATATGTGAAAAGCAACATTGAGCAAGTACTAAATGAACACAGTCATTTAAACGAATTTGACTCTGGGCATATTATCATTGACATAGCTGACGATATTGACATCAACAACATTAGCGAACTATTCAATACAGGGGAGGATCCATTAGTATTTGCTGATTTGGGGAcagaagacttaaaaataaaCAGCAGCCCACAACATGGGCATAACAAAGATGATAATCTTCCATCAACAAGTAGTGAAATAAATATTAGAACTGAATCAAACAATATGGCTAAAAATTCAATGAAAGATTATTTAGTATATCCGGAGAGTCCCCTTAGGAAAGGTAAAATAGATACTGAACGAATTCCTTTCGTACTCACctcagaaaaatggaaaaagataAGTTTGGAAaaacgagaaaaaaaaaaaaaagaaaatcttgaGAAGGACAAAGAAGAAAGGAAGC GCCAAGGATCTTCATCAGATTTTCAACCCAGAGTGGACAAATTGTTAGCATCATCGCGAACAAATGAAGCCGAACAAGTTAATTTAGAACGAGAAGTATATTCATCAGATTTTGATCCTTTTGATAGTGACGATTCTGTATTGGATCGTACTTTTGATCCATCGCTTTACGACAATACGTTTTCTGACGAACAAGAACAAGCTGCTGGTATACAATCAGAGACTGATAAGAGCTCGGAGTCTGATAATGAGGATAAAATGACACATGTTTCGGAGAATATTTCTAGT ATTATGACGTCCAACAGAACAAAGAGAATATTACAATTAGCAACTCAACAAATAAATGATGAGGAGGATT CATATCCTGTAATAGAGGGTGTTGATGAAGATGAATTAGGAAATTCATCTAAGTTTACTATTTTATCGAATGTATTGCCCGAAAACGAGGATATCTTGGAAAACGAAGCAAACAATGCAGAAGTAGAAAATTCAGAACGTGCTAAAAACAACGAGCTAGATGAGCATATTGGGTATGTTGTAGATGAAACCTTAGCAGATGAGCTTGAGGATACACCTCTCAATTTAAAGAAGAACAAACAACAAAAAgttcaaaagaaaaacaaatccaagaaagaaaaaatatacaaCTGGACAGAGGAACCTTTTGGTTACCCGGTAGATATTGATGAGGATAATTTTCAAGTTCCAGACGAGATTTTATCTCCAATTGATTACTTTAAAATGTTCTTTGATGATGCGTTATTGGAAATGATAACATATCAAAGTAACCTTTATTCTGAACAACGTTCTGGTACCTCAATCAATATGAACAAAAACAAATTGACGGATTTTTTGGCAATAGAGCTGTCAATGGGAATTGTAAAGATGCCAGCTTACACAGATTATTGGAGTGTTCAATTTAGATATGACAAAATAGCTGACATAATGCCACtgaaaaaatatcaagaaatacgTCGTTATCTACATTTCGTCGATAATAATTCTATTAGTGACGACCGCTATTATAAAATTAGACCTGTGATGGATCATGTACGACGCAATTTTGAAACGCATGAAAATTCAAGAAGAAAGACGAATGTCCATCAACGAAATGATGATTCCCTACAAAGGAAAAAAAGCTGGTTCTAG